One Microbacterium esteraromaticum genomic window carries:
- a CDS encoding malate synthase G, protein MTSHLSRADLSVAAPIVEFAEAALAENGRDIDEFWAGASAIIHDLGPRNAELLAKRDELQQKIDEFHRANPGTPDKDAYRALLTEIGYLVPVPESVSVTTENVDPEIATMAGPQLVVPLLNARFAINAANARWGSLYDALYGTDAIDQSGDLAPGKEFNLTRAAAVVERGRELLDQIAPLTEGSHRDATGYAVDGDGLIVRTADGDRRLADATGFVGYTGDADAPAGVLLVHHGLHAEIVIDRSARIGATDAAGVQDIVLESAITTILDLEDSVAAVDGEDKALGYRNWRAFMDGTISESVTKNGRTFTRVPSADRTYRTADGGEITLPGRAVLFIRNVGHLMRTPAVLDRNGEEVFEGILDAIMTSLGSLPELEGPNRGSNSRTGSMYIVKPKMHGPEEVAFAVELFSRAEQLLGLPARTLKVGIMDEERRTSANLKAAIAAASDRVAFINTGFLDRTGDEIHTSMHAGPFLPKALIKQQPFMKAYEDRNVAIGLEAGLGGHAQIGKGMWAEPDLMHDMLEKKIAHPKSGASTAWVPSPTAGTLHALHYHQVDPMVVRASLPPVGEEALDALLVPPLAGEGDLTPEVVAQEIDNNVQSILGYVVRWIDQGIGVSKVPDIHDVGLMEDRATLRISSQLLANWLQHGVITEEQIDDSLRRLAVVVDEQNAGDPNYEKLAFADGEKPGIAFTAARRLIVEGAAQPSGYTEPLLHGLRREKKAEQASA, encoded by the coding sequence ATGACCTCGCACCTCAGTCGCGCCGATCTCTCGGTCGCCGCCCCTATCGTCGAGTTCGCCGAGGCGGCGCTCGCCGAGAACGGGCGTGACATCGACGAGTTCTGGGCCGGCGCCAGTGCGATCATCCACGACCTCGGGCCCCGCAATGCAGAGCTGCTTGCGAAGCGCGACGAGCTGCAGCAGAAGATCGACGAGTTCCACCGAGCCAACCCCGGTACGCCCGACAAAGACGCCTACCGCGCGCTGCTCACCGAGATCGGGTACCTGGTTCCGGTTCCCGAGAGCGTGTCGGTGACCACCGAGAACGTCGACCCGGAGATCGCCACGATGGCCGGACCTCAGCTGGTCGTGCCGCTGCTGAACGCCCGCTTCGCGATCAACGCCGCCAACGCCCGATGGGGCTCGCTGTACGACGCGCTGTACGGCACCGACGCGATCGACCAGTCAGGAGACCTCGCGCCGGGCAAGGAGTTCAATCTCACCCGCGCCGCGGCCGTCGTCGAGCGCGGCCGCGAGCTGCTCGACCAGATCGCACCGCTCACCGAGGGCTCGCACCGCGACGCCACCGGCTACGCCGTCGACGGCGACGGTCTGATCGTCCGCACCGCAGACGGCGACCGCCGCCTGGCCGACGCCACCGGGTTCGTCGGCTACACCGGAGACGCGGATGCCCCCGCCGGCGTGCTTCTCGTGCACCACGGCCTGCACGCCGAGATCGTCATCGACCGCTCCGCGCGCATCGGCGCCACCGACGCCGCCGGCGTGCAGGACATCGTCCTCGAGTCGGCCATCACGACGATCCTCGACCTGGAGGACTCGGTCGCGGCCGTCGACGGCGAGGACAAGGCCCTCGGCTACCGCAACTGGCGTGCATTCATGGACGGCACCATCAGCGAGTCGGTCACCAAGAACGGCCGCACGTTCACCCGCGTGCCCAGCGCCGACCGCACCTACCGCACCGCCGACGGCGGAGAGATCACCCTGCCCGGTCGTGCGGTGCTGTTCATCCGCAACGTCGGTCACCTCATGCGCACGCCCGCCGTGCTCGACCGCAACGGCGAGGAGGTGTTCGAGGGCATCCTCGACGCGATCATGACCTCGCTCGGATCGCTGCCCGAGCTCGAGGGACCGAACAGGGGAAGCAACTCGCGCACCGGCTCGATGTACATCGTGAAGCCGAAGATGCACGGACCCGAAGAGGTCGCGTTCGCCGTCGAGCTGTTCAGCCGCGCCGAGCAGCTGCTGGGCCTTCCGGCGCGCACCCTGAAGGTGGGCATCATGGACGAGGAGCGCCGCACCTCGGCCAACCTCAAGGCCGCGATCGCAGCGGCATCCGACCGCGTCGCGTTCATCAACACCGGATTCCTCGACCGCACCGGCGACGAGATCCACACCTCCATGCACGCGGGGCCCTTCCTGCCGAAGGCGCTGATCAAGCAGCAGCCGTTCATGAAGGCCTACGAAGACCGCAACGTCGCCATCGGCCTCGAGGCCGGTCTCGGCGGACACGCGCAGATCGGCAAGGGCATGTGGGCCGAGCCCGACCTCATGCACGACATGCTCGAGAAGAAGATCGCGCACCCGAAGTCCGGGGCATCCACCGCCTGGGTGCCGTCGCCCACCGCCGGAACCCTGCACGCCCTGCACTACCACCAGGTCGACCCGATGGTCGTGCGCGCGTCGCTGCCGCCCGTCGGCGAGGAGGCCCTGGACGCGCTGCTCGTTCCGCCGCTCGCGGGCGAGGGCGACCTGACCCCCGAGGTCGTCGCGCAGGAGATCGACAACAACGTGCAGTCGATCCTCGGGTACGTGGTGCGCTGGATCGACCAGGGCATCGGCGTCTCGAAGGTGCCCGACATCCACGACGTCGGCCTGATGGAAGATCGCGCGACCCTGCGCATCTCGAGCCAGCTGCTCGCCAACTGGCTGCAGCACGGCGTGATCACCGAAGAGCAGATCGATGACAGCCTGCGCCGCCTGGCGGTCGTGGTCGACGAGCAGAACGCCGGCGACCCCAACTACGAGAAGCTCGCCTTCGCCGATGGAGAGAAGCCCGGCATCGCGTTCACCGCGGCCCGCCGCCTGATCGTCGAGGGCGCCGCGCAGCCCAGCGGCTACACCGAGCCGCTGCTGCACGGCCTGCGCCGCGAGAAGAAGGCCGAGCAGGCGTCGGCCTGA
- a CDS encoding GlcG/HbpS family heme-binding protein: protein MTNTRQIVAITYATAAQAVALAMQIGAERGVRPVVAVADPSMTVISFGMADGATPHSVETSRRKAATAASTRRRTALIPEAVAVALPLGTGGLLTTIDGGLPIYFGDQHAGGLGVAGGTPAQDAEIALETLRRIGARTEGMEL, encoded by the coding sequence ATGACGAACACACGCCAGATCGTCGCCATCACCTATGCCACAGCGGCACAGGCGGTCGCGCTCGCCATGCAGATCGGCGCCGAGCGCGGCGTGCGCCCCGTGGTGGCGGTGGCCGACCCGTCGATGACGGTGATCTCGTTCGGCATGGCCGACGGCGCGACCCCTCACAGCGTCGAGACCAGCCGCCGCAAGGCCGCGACCGCGGCATCCACCCGTCGTCGCACCGCGCTCATCCCCGAAGCGGTCGCCGTAGCGCTGCCGCTCGGCACGGGCGGCCTGCTCACGACGATCGACGGCGGCCTCCCCATCTACTTCGGCGATCAGCACGCCGGCGGCCTCGGTGTCGCCGGAGGCACACCCGCACAGGACGCGGAGATCGCCTTGGAGACCCTGCGCCGGATCGGCGCTCGAACAGAAGGAATGGAACTATGA